The genomic interval CGCAGCGGCGACGTGGCTTCGGCTTGGGCAGAAACTGACACCAGCGCTTCTTTTGGGTACAGTGGCAGAAGGTGAGTAGGTTTCCTGGGGAATTTTATGCTGTTTAGCAAAAACGTTCCAACCTTCAAAGGTTGTCTGAGTTTTCATCCATGGAAATGGACTtttgatttttaattatttttaaactttggCTTTTGTTGACTTGTTTTACTGTAAATTGAGTAAGACTACAAAATAACTTCTTCTATACTACATGTATGTACATAAGAGTTATTTTGTGGTCTTACTTACCCATTCAGGAAATTAGTCAatccatttataaattataataataattaggtacaatatatacacggtaatattttagtttgtcACTATGGCAAGACCATCTTGAAGCAAACGAGTATGTATCTACAGTAAGGGCGAGGCCTCAGGCTTTCCATATATTTCCAAGACAGACCCTGAACCGCAGCAGTTGGGCCTCATCCTAATGAATGTATTCTTCCACATACTAAATCGTAATGTGTCAATGGTAcctatcgattctgaaggcagcaaatttatatttacttagttaaaaaaactgaatactaCAGTAAAGTATTATacgtacttaggtataaattagtttaattaaaagcAACAGAAGCAGTTGAATACAATGTATCAGATTTGAAACTGCGGGGCAATTTGTTAGAAATTCCCCGCACCAGAGCGCCCAAGTTGTAACAATCAATTAAATTGTTGCCCAACAATTGCCCAAACGTGTATTAATTGTTTGCTTGCAACTAGTCGGTCGTGACTTTAGAAGCACTGGTGGTTGACCTACTATAATCTAGAATTCGATTCAAACTCTAACAATAGTAAATAACttgtaaaattatacttacttcgAATTCGGGATCATgagataatattatgatgtgtATAATTTATAGGACCTCTCTGATTATTGATGATTATTACCCAGTTTCAGATTTTTTATATCGACCGCCTTTTTCACAGCGTCTTTTGTTAGTGCCTGGTCAAGAATTTCCTATTTTTTGTAAggatagtaaaaaaaacaagtcgATCGTTTAATAAAAGAGCTTTGGGCTGAACCCTCTTTCGTTTGACTCGTACTGTTGTTCTTTTattgacaccctgtataggacTTTAATACTTCAACATCGCAGAAGCTACATTACTGTAGCATATATACCTCAGGCTACGTATAGTTTGTTGTTTTTCATCGCACAACAATAGCCGAAATGTGCATTATTGGAGTTTGCAACTCCAAGAGACCGACCACTCTGAACAGTCTGACCCACATTGTCTTCTGTTTGCAGCCGCCATTGTTAGGCGCAACACGAAATTCCGCCATTCAATGCTCCGTCTAGTCAGATTGTGAAATGTTGTAGGCAAATGAAAATAATCAAGTTTAGTTTGATTTCGGCAAgattgtacctataatatctATAGCTGTTCCCACGAGCTTTgctttacacacacacacactcacgccttgtactaatgtactcccttgcggggttggcagaggtgcattgctgcacccacttttcgccagagcgttatgttagtcccaatgtaatagggggcgggcctattgccattttacgggcacatccaacaccccagaacaaatatctgtgttaaAGTGACAGAAGACATCAGGTGTGCCATGGAGGATCGGCGGGTGACAATTCTGATGCTGATCGACTTTAGTAACGCTTTTAACGCTGTCGACCACGATCTGTTGCTCGCCGTACTCGAATGTCACAAGATCTCCGCTCCTGCAATGAGCTGGTTCTCTTCTTATCTTCGAGGTCGCCAGCAGGCAATTCGCAGTGGTCCTTCTGTTCTATCAGATTGGGCCGACTTGACTGCTGGTGTTCCTCAAGGCGGTATTCTCTCTCCTTTGCTTTTTTCTACTTTTATAAACTCCGTCACGTCCAATCTTCACTGCTCCTATCACTTGTATGCCGATGACTTGCAAATTTACAGCCATGTTAAAATTGACGAATTAGATGCTGGCATTGCTGGGGTGAATGGTGATCTCGACGTGATACTAAGGTGGTCACAGAACTTTGGCATTTCCGTCAACCCCAAAAAGTGTCAGTCCATAATTGTGGGTAGTTCTAGACTTTTATCCTGTCTGGACTATACCACTGTACCTCCAGTTAAATTTGACGGTCGTGTGGTAGGTACCTTACTCACCAACTGTTATTGACCTTGGACTGACTATCGATCAACACCTCAGTTGGGAGCAACAGTTGGACAAGGTGTCTCGCAAAGTGTACGCTTCTCTCCACTCcatgcttcgccttaaaaactttctTCCTCAACACACGAAATTAGCATTAGTCAACTCACTGCTCCTACCGATCCTGGACTACGCGGATGTGTGTTATTTGGATTTGACCGAGGCACTTCTCAATAAGCTTGAACGCTTATTGAACACCTGTATCCGTTTCGTTTTTGGGCTACGTAAATATGATCACGTGTCCCAGTACCGCGCACAGCTAAAATGGCTCCCCATCCGAGATCGTAGAAATCTACGGATTCTATGTCTCCTCTTTTCTGTCCTCCACGAGCCAAATACTCCCCCTTACCTTAAGTCCATGTTCAACTTTCTTTCTGACACTCACACTCGTCATCTCCGTTCCTCCCATAATCATCTATTAGCACTACCCTCCTTCCATTCAGGTTTCATGTCAGACTCTTTCGCTGTCACCGCTGTGCGCCTATGGAATAATCTTCCCGACAACATTAGGAAAGCTCCTTCCCGCAATGTCTTCAAGCGACTAACCCGTGCTCATTATCTCAGCAAGTTAGATAAGTAGCATTTTCTTGTACctctttgaatattataattttgtatgtattattgtatatataatTGGTAttcgtatatatatatttattgaatttatggtatattatgtatattttatgtatatctattaagggccgatttttcaatgccaggataaaaggtcaaataactatctagcgaataattttatttgcctGTTTATCGGCTTGGTAGTTGctaaaccatttttcaattgtgATTTATTCCATAGGTAACTATCTTACCGATTTTTCTACTTGAACTCTGGAAAGGTGAAACAAGTATATGTTGACACCTAGTGCTAAAGCAGGACAGACTACTATTTTGATTGTCAgagtcaactgtcactgtcaagccacaagcctcactgactgttttgtttggttgtttattgggttgtttcaattttggtatttatatttgttatttttggatAGCAATGGAATCACAAAAAAGAGAGCGTTCGgcgaattttaatattaatgaagtTACTGTGTTAGTGAGtggtagataaattttattcaaacatgtcatagaaaataaaaagaccgatgcagcaacaaataaagataaggAGACTGCATGGAAGAAAATTGAGTTTCTTTTAACTTCAGTGGTATAACCAGTCCGCTCATTGAAAATCCTTTAATTTAAGTACGAGggcatcaaaaaaacaatgaagaagaagtcgTAAGAAGAAGTCTTCCCTGCAAAGGCAGGAGATGTACAAAACTGGAGCTGGGCCCTCAAATGCTCCTTCATTTAAcgatgtagaagaaaaggtgtTAGGCATTTGCTCCAACATTAGCATTCAACGTatccttaatttaaatttaatgaataaaaactgaaagaaataacacctatgttttattatcaagtactggatggtttctctcttttctcctcagcctatagccgtccactactggacatagaAGATCATGCCGCCAAGCAGGAGGGATGTCTctgtctttttttttttgcggGTAGGTGTGAAATAATACACATCATTAAATTACTGTgctaattatataattaaaataaatataaataaacattaaaacctaaagaatttatgaaaatttggaagctataataattaagtacctgcTGGCATAATAATATCCTCTCCTGGACAACTATTTCATtgacacaatttttttttgacaataTGGATTCAATCAAGAAGTCTATGGAAGAGTTGAAGGACCTTTTCAATGTCCAGATGTCGGTCTTTCATGACGAGGTTCTACAGAAGAGTCCACAAACTCCCACAATAACTGGACTGGCTGCACAATTCACATCGTTCCGGACATTCATGATGTCAGCACTGGGCAGCCTGCAGCAACAAGTTGACATGTTGGCACGAGCTGCAGATGAGCAGGAGACCCGGACTCGACGCAAGATGCTCCTCATCCATGGCATCAAGGAAGCAGCCAAGGAGAACACCACAGCTGTGGTTCTTAAAGTTGTCGCAGAGCGTCTTGGGGATCCAGAGTTGCTGTGCAAAGAGGATGTCCGGCAATGTCACAGGATGGGGCGTTCAATGGGTGACAAGCCGAGGCCGATACTCCTGAAGCTGAAGGATGTGCCTCTGAGGAACAGCCTCTGGTATTCTAAGACCAAGCTGAAAGGCACAGGGGTGACGATGTCGGAGTTTCTGACGAAGCCCCGGCACGACGCTTTCCTGGCGGCGCGGGAGCGGGTCGGCGTGTCGCGGTGCTGGACCAGGGACGGGAGCATCTTTGTTCTCGACCCGGAGGGCAAGCGGCATCGGGTGGTCACCACTTCGGAGTTGAACGCCGTGTGCCCACCGACGAGCAAGGCATATGACAACTCCAAACAGTCGACGTCTTCAAAACAGGCCACCGCCAAGGCTCCAGTAGCCCGGGAAAAGCGCGTTACAAAGAAGGCTTCATAAATTGTCTACTGTAATTAcgtttataggtatttaacaTTCTTTTAGTTTGATTCACAAATTTCACaactttactttattttttttttaaattatctttCTGTCACAGAGTAGTCAATtgtcaatgtcaaattatGCTAGTGTCCGCGGTCCCTAAATGTTATGTTCGTTCAGAACACAGTATAGCGTAACTATTTAATTCTCAGAATATTCATAATTACATTTTTGACTGCattcaaaattaatattatttgtacaGCTAGCAGGTACATTCTTTATAATTGGTAgaagcttattataatagattagtttatatttagatagtttaatatacatttatttatttatactatatATCTGTATTAAGttactatattatatatttattgatatattattatatattttatgacatTATCTACGTATACAATGCCACAAAGTGATAATGATGATAGCGATGAGAGTAATGACAGTTATGTTTCGTGTGCTGCGTCCGATGGATTGAACAGTACCAGTAGTTTTCAAAGTCTTCCTTCAGTGTCTGATATCTTATTTTCTAATTTCTCTAGTGTTCCAAAAAACTTTAACGTTGTTCACATTAACGCGCAGAGCATTCCGTCTCATTTTTCAGATATGCTGGCTACATTTGATATCAAACACGTTCATGCCATATTGGTATCGGAATCTTGGCTCAAACCTTGTCACTCATCAGTTTCCTATTCTTTACCAGGTTTCCAGCTTATTCGTAACGACCGCATTGTTGGCGGTGGTGGTGGTGTGGCCATTTACCTTCGTGCAAATATTCCTTTTTCTGTCATCAGTATGTCCACTCAACCACCTCCACAAAATGCAGGTGAACATTTATTCGTCGAGATAACACTCTCACACACAAAAGTCCTTCTTGGCGTCTTCTATTGCCATTCATCCAAGGTCAACTACTTTAGCTCTTTTGAGAAGCTTCTCGAAGATTTTACTCCCAATTATCCCCATACAGTTCTCATGGGAGACTTCAACACCTGTCTTCTCAAACAGGACTGTCGGTCTTCTTTATTGGAATCCTTAGCCAAATCTAGCAACCTTAGCATTCTTCCTCTTAATTCTACACATCATTTCCCTAACTGTGCCCCATCTCTTCTTGATCTGATATTAGTGTCATCCACAGCTCACGTTGCCAAACATGGCCAATGTACTGCTGATGCTTTCTCATATCATGATCTGATATATCTCTCTTACAAAATCCGACCCCCAAAAGCGAAGCCGAGAATTCTTCTACAGCGAAATTTTGGTGGTATGGACGTGGATGAATTGTATGCAGATGCCCTTAAAGTAGATTGGCTTTCAGTCACTAAATTGAACACTGTAGACGAGCAAGTTAGTAGATTTAATGAACTGCTTATCGAGCTTTACGACAAACATGCTCCAGTTCGTCAAGTCAAAATGAAGCATTTGCCTGCCCCATGGCTGAACGATGACATCAGGGTTCTCATGCGGAGAAAAAATCTAGCCAAATATAGATATAAATGCCGACCTACAGATATTAATAAGGAGAAATATCATACTGCGCGTAACCTCTGCAACAAGGCGTGTAGAAATGCTCAAAGACGCCATATTCATGAATCCATTGAAAATGGAGATCCAGCTAAGGTCTGGAGATTCTTGAAGTCACTGGGAGTTGGAAAACCACAGCATAGCTCCTTACCTAGTAATTTAAACTTAGATTCTCTGAATCTTCATTTTTCCTCAACTTCAGCTCTTTGTGATGCTATTAAAACTAAGACACTCAATCACATTTCTACTTTACCAACTCCCGGCTTTTCCTCTTTTCATTTTAGCCAATTCAGTGAATGTGATGTTAAGAAAACCATTACTTCCATCACCTCCAACGCAGTTGGTAGTGATAGTGTCAGTAGAAACATGGTCATGCCCATCATTGACGTCATCATCCCTATCATTACCCATATCCTTAACTCCTCTATCTCTGCAAAGGTTTTTCCCTCAGCATGGAAAGATGCTCAAATAACCCCTCTTCCAAAAAAATCACACCCTTCCTCTTTCTCGGATTACCGTCCCATTTCAATTTTACCTTTCCTTTCCAAAGTTCTCGAACGTCTTGTTCATCATCAACTTAGTTCCTTCCTCTCCCAAAATGATCTACTTAATCCTTTTCAATCTGGTTTTCGTCCTGGACATAGTACGGTAACtgctttaattaaaattaccgATGACGTCCGTTGGGGTATGGAAAAAGGTCAGCTTACTGTATTGGCATTGCTCGATTTCAGTAACGCCTTCAACACCGTAGATTTCGAAATACTGCTTGGAATTTTGGGTTCACTTAACATATCTCCAGAAGCTGTTGGCTGGTTTCACAGTTACTTGCATGGGCGCCGACAGCGCATACGCATAGAGGATTCCTTCTCTACGTGGTGTAACTCCTCTGCCGGTGTCCCGCAAGGTGGCGTCTTATCTCCTCTGCTCTTCGCTATTTTCATTAATAGTATATCCCATAAATTCTCTTCTTTCTACCACTTGTACGCAGATGATCTACAGATCTATATGCAGTCAGCACCATCTGATTTAGCTGATGCCATTTCAAAAGTTAACTCCGACTTGAACAGCATATCTGTATGGTGTAAATCTTACGGACTAAAAATCAACCCCACAAAAACACAGGTCGCTATATTGGGTAGCCCCAGAATGAGGTCGAAGGTTGATTGGCACCAAATACCTCACATATCTTTCGATGGCAATATTATACCTTTCAGCAATGTTGTGAAGAACCTTGGTGTATATATCGACAGCAACCTTACATGGACTCTGCAAATGGCTGAACTGAGCCGGAAAATATTTGCATCTGCTTCATCCTTAAGGCGACTGCGCAATTTTCTACCGACATCTACTAAAGTTTCGCTTGTTCAGACCCTTCTTCTTCCAATACTCGACTACGCAGACGCCAGCTATCCAGATCTCACAGAGGAGCAATTAAACAAACTTGAGCGACTTCAAAACTTCTGCATACGGATAATTTTCGGCCTCCGAAAATTTGACCATATCTCCGAATACCGCGcaaaactcaagtggctcccgaTTCGCCTTCGACGGAATGCTCATATTCTTTCGCTCTTGTACTCTGTCCTGTTCAACCCATGCACGCCAAACTACCTGAAGGAGCGCTTTCAGTTTCGACTGAACGCTCAAGGAAGACCGATGCGTTCTTCACAGGAGCTTCTACTGGAATATCCGGCGCATTCTACAAAATTTTACAGCCACTCCTTTACGGTTCGGGCAATTGAGCTGTGGAACTCTCTGCCACTTAATGTGCGTAGCGCTAAATCACCGCAAACCTTTAAAACACTGGTAAAAAATCATTATCTATCATTGTAAGTAGTCCGTGTCG from Plutella xylostella chromosome 28, ilPluXylo3.1, whole genome shotgun sequence carries:
- the LOC125490924 gene encoding uncharacterized protein LOC125490924, with amino-acid sequence MDSIKKSMEELKDLFNVQMSVFHDEVLQKSPQTPTITGLAAQFTSFRTFMMSALGSLQQQVDMLARAADEQETRTRRKMLLIHGIKEAAKENTTAVVLKVVAERLGDPELLCKEDVRQCHRMGRSMGDKPRPILLKLKDVPLRNSLWYSKTKLKGTGVTMSEFLTKPRHDAFLAARERVGVSRCWTRDGSIFVLDPEGKRHRVVTTSELNAVCPPTSKAYDNSKQSTSSKQATAKAPVAREKRVTKKAS